Genomic segment of Deinococcus ruber:
TTCAACCACCCGGCATACAGGAAGCTGCTCAGGAACGCTCGATACGTCAATCGCGCCCTGATTTGGGAACTCCTACATCACTTCACCCGCAAGGGACGCGAACATGTCAGCGTGTGAGACGGAGGACGGAGGTGGCGTAGGAGCCCAATGCCCGTCTGTAATGGACAGGACACGGTGAAGGCCTACCAGGACAAAGGGAATGGGTAGTGCTCCAAGGTTGCAAGATCTGACCCTTTTGAAGCGAGGGACGAGCAGACTGGAGATCACCATGGGGAAACAACGAAACGTCTGGAGCACGGACGTCAAAGAAGCCATCGTCCTCAGCGTGCTGCGGGGCGATCTCGGCGTCGCGGAAGCGGCCCGGCAGCACGGGGTCAACGAGAGCCTGATCCACACCTGGAAGACCCGGTTTCTGGAGGCGGGCCGTGCCCGCCTCGCCGGTGACTGCCAGGATCAGGGCATGACCACCTTGGAACGGGAGAACGACCGCAGGGGGCGCATCGTGGCCGAAAAGGAACTGGAGCTCGATATCGCGCGAAACGTGCGGCGGCTCTGACGCTGATTGATCTGATCGTCCTCTGGCAGAGCCGGCCCCAACTCAGTCTGCGGCGGTTCACACAGTACGCCAGCGTGCCCTCCTGGCGGCTGCGAGACCATCAGCACAGCGCGCTGGCGCGCTGTGCCAAGCGACAGTGCCGTGACGCGCTCTACGAGAAGGTACGCCAGGCAGCACTGCAGCACCCCACCTCCGGGTACCGGCTGCTGTATCAGGAACTCAAGGCCCAGGGTGAAGAGATTGGCCTGCACAAGATCCGGGTCGCGCTCGGGGAGCTGCACCTGCATCCCCCACTGCCTCGGAAGACCCGGAAACCTTCCCCGAAGGTTTCTGCACCACAGGACTGGCCTGAAGGTCGACGAGTGCAGATTGACGCCACTCGTCTCTCCTGACCCGATGGGGTGTGCTGGATCTCCTTCGTGCTGGACGTCACGTCACGGGCGGTGCTGGCCAGTCGGGTGGTCCGGAGCCTGTCCATGCAGCTTGCCAAACTGACCCTCGACGAGGCGATCGCCGTCCTGCGTGCTCAGGGACATCACGAGAGCATCTTGGCGCAGAGTGACGGAGGCAGCGATTTTACCAGTGACCTCGTTCACCAGGGCTGTTTGAAGGACGGCAGTTGGGTGCGCTGCAAGGTGTCTCAGCCGGGCGGCACCGGGCTCCTGGAACGTCTCAACCGGACCTCCAAAGACCAGTTCGCCTTCCGCCAGGACTGGCAGTCCATGGCCGATGTCCGGACGGCCATGCCGAACGTTCACCGCTGGTACAACCACGAGCGCCGTCATTCGGCGCCCTTGTACGCCACGCCTTGGTCTACACTGACGTCATCGGCGAACGCTCGCAACGCCGCTTGAAGTCAAACCTGGAGCATTACCATGGACAGCAACTTAACCTCCTTATTCGCAGAGACGTTCGACAGGGCGTGTCCCTGAACAGACTGCGATTCCCGTAAGGGAACGAGGAAGAGAGGCTGGTACAAGGACCGGAGTCTGGAACGCCGGATGCGGGGAAACTCGCACGTTCCCGCTTCCCGGGAGCCCTTGGGTTGGAACGGGGGAAAGGCTGCGAGGCCCTACCTATCGTTACGGGTAATTGACTCAACGACCAACAAGTGACCCATCTGTTAACCACCCTAGCGTGGTCCGCCACCTCAAAAGGAGCTCTGCCTGATGTTGGGATTGTTTAAGCTGTTCGCTCCTGACGGAGCTGAGCGCGTCATCAAGGGGTACAAGCCCTCGAAGCCAAAGGTGGGGACCAAGCAGTTCAGTAAGCTCGGTGCCAATATCAGCCGCCTCCCGAACAAGGTCGACCTGCGGCCGCAGATGACCACCGTCGAGGACCAAGGCAACACCAACAGCTGCGCGGCCAATGCCACCGCTGGCGCCTACGAATACCTGCTCAAACGCCATCAGGGCGAACTGAAGGACGTCAGCCGGCTCTACATCTACTACAACGCCCGTCACACGGCCGATCCTGACAACATCGAGGACGAGGGCGCGACCCTCTCGGACGTGATCGACAGCCTCAAAGAGTACGGCGCCTGCACCGAGCCGAGCTGGATCTTCGATGAGGCTTCGGTCAACGACATGCCCAGCGACGACGCCTATCAAGAAGGCGCCAGCTTCGTCGTTGAAGAGGCCCGCCAAGTTCCGCTGGATCTCGACACCTGGAAGACTGCCCTGGCCGCCGGCAACCCGATCATTTTCGGCATCATGCTCTACGATTCCTTCGACAAGCAGCGAAAGCCCGGCCTCGTGCCCGCCCCGACAAAGGGCGAGCTCAGCCGCGAGTCTCACAGTGGTCACGCCATGCTGTGCGTGGGGTACTCGGATCCTGACCAGGTCTTCATCGTACGCAACTCCTGGGGCAGCGAGTGGGGCGACAAGGGCTACTGCTACATGTCATACGACTACATGATGGATTCCAATCACAACTTCGATGACAGTTGGATCATCGAGCGCGTTGAGGAGCTTCCAGTAGATGCAGAAGCCTGGAGCGATGACGAGGAATCCGTGCTGGAGGAAGTTTCGACGGCACTCGCCGGGATGGACGAAGAAACGTATGCCAACCTGCTCGAGACCATGGGCGATTTCTCGTTCGAGTTGCGCATGGCGTTGCTCTTCTTGGCGGCGGTTTCTGCTGACGGTGAGATCAGCGACGAGGAAATCGCAGTGGTCAGCCAGTACCTCGAGCCGGTACTCGAGCAAACCGGCGGCCACCAGAACGCCGCAGGGATTCTCAGACATGCCCGCAAGCAACTCAAAAATCAGGCGTTGATCGACGAGTCAATTGAAGTGATCTGGCAATGCTTCGATTACGACGTGCTGGCGAGCATGACTAATCAGATGGAAGAAGCCGCCTCGGCGGATGGCTTCTCGAAAGCTGAGCGCAGGTTTCTCGAGGATCTCACCTCGCGATGGCAGGCCGGGGCAGATGAAGAAGACACAGACGAAGAAGACACAGACGAAGAAGACACAGACGAAGAGTAATCAATGGTCTGGACAGTTTCGAGTGGTTTTGACGTATCTGATGAGAGACTTCCCATGCTTTGATCTATTAGATCTCCTGTGGACGTCAGGTTTGGAAGGGGAAGCGATTGCAAAGTGCAGCCATGAAATTGACCCGGAGGTGAACGCGGCGCCGTCGATGCCGATACGTCTTCTTGAGGATATAGAGGACCTTAAGCCGCCGGATGACATGCTCCACGGGCGGTCTCACCTGTGCCAGTCGACGATGGTCAGCCCGCTGGGTATTCATGAGCGGGTGATGCTGCCTCGCGTTCTTCGGGATCCGAGTGAACGTGTGTGGGTGCTAAGAAGCAGCATATCCGGATGGGGTGTCTCAATCAAGGAGGCATATTCGCAGCCGACCAGTGCCACAGCGCGGGCCTGGACAGCTGCGGTTCCGAGCAGGACGACCCCTGCGATCTTCCTGCGGCGGGTAAGGGCTTCCAGCATCAGGCCCTGCCGGAGCAACGGCGTGGTGGGTACGTCCTCGTGATGCTCCATTCAAACGAAAGACGCTGCCGCACTGGGTGCAGGTGCTTGCAGTGCGGTGCTTGGGTCAGATTCTTGCAATCAGCTGTGGAGCGCCGCATATCTGAGCGGGGCGTGTCCTGGGAGTTGCGCCAATGGTCCCTGCAACTGCCGTAGGTAGGTGACCGTCGGCTCGTTCCTGAAGATGGGCAGGGCGACCGCCAGCCACGATGAGGTCATGGGCTGCGGTTCCAGCGTCTCAGCCTTGGTCGTGAGGTCTTTCAAAAAACTTCTTGTTTGCGGCTGCTGCGGTGTGTTCAGGCCGTGCGCTGTGCCAACCGCCAGAGGTGGGGTGCGCGGTGGCGCCGCGCTACGTCCACGCCAGGGGCAGCTGCACGTCCACCGTGCCGACGGCTCGCCCAGCCCAGTTGTGGTGCACGGTGGGTGCCAGCGCCCGCAGCGCCGGGGTGATCTCCACGCCCAGCGCCGCTAAGACCGCCAGGGTGATGTGCGGTCTGGCGCGCTCTCCCCCATCACTGATCTTGAACGCAATCCCCACCGGACCATGTCGGGAATGCCGTAGGGCGAGGCCGTAGAACGCTTCGGCCCCATCTTGGCGGCCAGCCCCGGGACCAGCGGCATCAGGGTGGTGTCGAGCCGTCCGGGCCCCGCGATCAGGAACGGATGGGCTGTCATCGCCTGAAAGATCCGCTCCAGCCCCCCCGCGTGTGCTCCACCGGGGGACGCCAGCGCGGCGAAGATCCGTGCGGTGGCCTGCAGCGGCAGGGCAAACGCGGGCACACTGCAGCCGTCCGTCCCGGCGACCACGGCCTCTTGCGGCACACCTGCCAGTTGGGCATGCAGTTCACGGATGCGCCGCTGCACGGGGTGGCTGGGCTCGGTGTACCCTTCGCGCGGCCAGCCGAGACGCACACATGCCAGCAGCATCCCGGCGTGCTTGCCCGAGCAGTTGTGGTGCAGGGGGGTCGGGGCGTGCCCGTGACGGATCAGGTCGGCGGCGGCGTCCGGATCGAAGGGCGGGTGCGTGCCGCAGCGCAGGTCGGCTGCGGTGCTGCCGGAGCGTGCTAACAGCCGTGCCACTACCGCCAGGTGCGCGGGCGTCCCCGCATGGCTGGCACAGGCGATGGCCAGTTCGTCGTGTGGAAGGTCGGGCACGGCGAGGGCCAGGGGGAGGGCCTGCACCGGTTTGCTGCTGCTGCGCGGAAAGCTCAGCAGCGCTGGATCCCCGCAGGACGCCAGCAAGGCGCCGTCGGGCTGCACGACGGCCACATGGACGTGGTGTTGGCTCTCAGGCTGCCCACCCCGCGTGTAGGTGACACGTCCAACATCGGCATTCGTCATGGCGTGTAGCGTAACACTCCCTGCGGAGCGAGGCGCGGGATGGGGGGCGCGCCTGCTGAAGCGGCTGAACCCACCTGATAGCGCCGCGGCGGCATCTGAAAAGCGCTGTCTTGGTCTGTACAGGTCGGCGAGGCGAACACGTACGACCGCCTCCTGAACACGCTCCATCAGTTGTTCGCACTGTGTGAGGTCCGTGACCCCCAGCGGGAGGCCCCCAGAGCTGTTGCGGGAGGTACAGACGGCTGTCGGGATCGAACGTCATGGTCACGTGATCCGTGGGATGACTGTGTGCGAATTCCGCGTGCCAGGGAAAGCATGACCTACGGCGACAGTTGCTGACAGTGAGGGTGTGGTGGCTTACGTCATGGAAAGGCTACTGCTTCAGGGTGGTTCGCTCGGGTGTGGCGCAGTCGCTGCGCTCGGTGGAAGGGTGGAACTGTTCCATCCGGGTGTGCAAGCGCAAGCTCAGGAATACCTGCGAACTCTTGATGATGTCGCTCGTGACCCGTACAGGGCGATGACATGGCTCCTGCAAGGTAGAATATCGGTCTAGCTTCTTCAGACGTTGGCCAACCTCAGGTTCCTAGATCGCAGCGTGTTCGCGCTCGGGTCGATTGCGGTGAAAGGCTTCTGGGAGATCGGCTTCATCTGGGCGCCAGGTCAGGAAGGTCGTCGCGACTTCGGTGTCAGCGGCCTCACGTTCTCAAGTGGCTGGACACGAGCTTCAAGGGGTTGTTCCGTCGCAGCAAGGCGGGCAGGACACCCGGCGCCCCGCTGTCAGGGTCGGGGCCGTCACCTATCCAGACCAGCCAGACCCTGTCCAGTCACTTGACAGCCTCAGCACGCCCGCTGACGCACAACCCACGATCCGAACCAACTTGACACTTCTGCTGATGATTCAGTGGGATTCTTGAGCGCCGCATGCGCTGGAAATCTATACATTGACGCGTCATAGGTCTGCCCGACCACGATGTTGAAGGCGGCGTTCGTGGTGTGTGCACACCTGCGACACACGAACTTCGACTGACTCACGCGGTTTGCCTTTCTGGTGTGTCTACAGACACTGCAGCGCTGGCTGGTCTAGCTGGGATCGACCGCAAGCATCTGAAAGAACTGACTCCATCCCACGTCATGAATCCTTCGGGCCACCGTCCCGCGTCTTTTCCCGCCGACATTGAAGGTCCACCGTTCTTTCATGGTTCAGACGGCGGGTCATCAAGGACTAAGGTCTGGATTCGGCGAACCTTTTCATGATGCGGCGGACAGAGTCTGCTGGTCGCAGCGTGTCATCATGCGTCATGTCGCCCCGGGACGTCCTCGTCATTACCCACGATGCCCACCTTGCGGCACCTCTGGAGACTGCGTTACGCGGGGCCGGCCATCACGTCCGGATTGCCGGCACGGTGATGGCCGGGTTGATCCTGGCGCGAGAAGCGGGGCCGAGCGTGGTGCTGGTGGAACGTGAGTTGCCGGATGGCCGCGGCCGTGACGTCATCACTCGCCTGCGCGGCAGCAGCGTCCCGATCCTGGTGCTGACTGACCGAGACATTGTCGAAGAGACGGTGGAACTCTTGCAGCTCGGCGCCAACAACGTTCTGGTGAAGCCGGTCGCGGTGCAGGAACTCGTCGTCCAGATCAGGGTGCAGTTGCGGCGACCTCAGCGCGACGAGCACCTGTCGTATCACGGGCTGGAGGTGTGGCCACACCTCCAGCGTGTGACCGTGCACGGTCAGAACCTGCGGCTCACGGATAAGCAGCGCACACTCCTGGCAGCTCTGCTGCGCACGCCGGGTCAGATCGTCTCGCGGGCTGACCTGACAGACGCTCTGTGGCCAACGCGCACCCTGGTCAAAGACAGCCACGCGCTCGAAGTTCACGTCAACCATCTCCGCGCGAACTTCGCAGCGGTCGGTCTGCACGGCGTGATTCACACAGTGCGCCAGGGGGGCTATATGATCCACTTGGAGAGGATCGATAACGGCCGCAACACACCGAATTCCTCGTCGGAACCTTAAGGATAACGCCACCAAAACCGGCTGATCGCCCGTCGGCGTGCATTCTAGGAAGGCGTACGGCCGCGGACGGGCGTCTCTTCGAATGGACGTCCTTCATCCCGACGATACACGCTGCCGTTCCTTGCTTTCCACCATCTGACGCTGGCCGGTTCATATCAGGGAAGACCGTCCGGGAGGTCC
This window contains:
- a CDS encoding transposase, coding for MGKQRNVWSTDVKEAIVLSVLRGDLGVAEAARQHGVNESLIHTWKTRFLEAGRARLAGDCQDQGMTTLERENDRRGRIVAEKELELDIARNVRRL
- a CDS encoding integrase core domain-containing protein, whose protein sequence is MQLAKLTLDEAIAVLRAQGHHESILAQSDGGSDFTSDLVHQGCLKDGSWVRCKVSQPGGTGLLERLNRTSKDQFAFRQDWQSMADVRTAMPNVHRWYNHERRHSAPLYATPWSTLTSSANARNAA
- a CDS encoding C1 family peptidase codes for the protein MLGLFKLFAPDGAERVIKGYKPSKPKVGTKQFSKLGANISRLPNKVDLRPQMTTVEDQGNTNSCAANATAGAYEYLLKRHQGELKDVSRLYIYYNARHTADPDNIEDEGATLSDVIDSLKEYGACTEPSWIFDEASVNDMPSDDAYQEGASFVVEEARQVPLDLDTWKTALAAGNPIIFGIMLYDSFDKQRKPGLVPAPTKGELSRESHSGHAMLCVGYSDPDQVFIVRNSWGSEWGDKGYCYMSYDYMMDSNHNFDDSWIIERVEELPVDAEAWSDDEESVLEEVSTALAGMDEETYANLLETMGDFSFELRMALLFLAAVSADGEISDEEIAVVSQYLEPVLEQTGGHQNAAGILRHARKQLKNQALIDESIEVIWQCFDYDVLASMTNQMEEAASADGFSKAERRFLEDLTSRWQAGADEEDTDEEDTDEEDTDEE
- a CDS encoding transposase family protein; the encoded protein is MPKNARQHHPLMNTQRADHRRLAQVRPPVEHVIRRLKVLYILKKTYRHRRRRVHLRVNFMAALCNRFPFQT
- a CDS encoding response regulator transcription factor: MSPRDVLVITHDAHLAAPLETALRGAGHHVRIAGTVMAGLILAREAGPSVVLVERELPDGRGRDVITRLRGSSVPILVLTDRDIVEETVELLQLGANNVLVKPVAVQELVVQIRVQLRRPQRDEHLSYHGLEVWPHLQRVTVHGQNLRLTDKQRTLLAALLRTPGQIVSRADLTDALWPTRTLVKDSHALEVHVNHLRANFAAVGLHGVIHTVRQGGYMIHLERIDNGRNTPNSSSEP